One Mus musculus strain C57BL/6J chromosome 2, GRCm38.p6 C57BL/6J genomic window, GACTTTCCTAGTTCTGAGCAGTTAGCTAGATTTCCAGTCCCATGAGTGTTTTACTCTtgttgagtgggtcttaagtccaattagagaacAATTGGTCACTACCAAGATatgagtgccactattgcacccttAGGGTTACCTTTGCCGTACTGGTCATTAATGTGGTTTATAGACATCATAGCTACATAGGACTGTTGGTTGCCTCCCTCCTTTAGAAGCTTGCAGGATGCCTTCTGGTACCATGCAAGCTCATCTCCAGGTAGGGAGCATTCAGATCAGTTCAAGCTCAGGGGGCTTTGCGCCATGTTTCTGAAATGCATGGTATCTTCAGAATTTTAAGTAACGTGGAAAAATCATTGCTTCATAAAGCTTCATAATATGCCTTTAAATGTTTATAGTCCTTCTTAATACACAAAATGCATAAACCCTATGTTGTAAATTAATGCCATATGGCAAAATCTTTTAAGCTACTGGGGACATTTAAGAGTGAGTTTGTTCTGGAAGTTATTACGCAaaattctgaacattttttttacagTGCTTCTTATTCCTGCCCAATGCATTTCTACCTTTTTCTGAaaaattctagacaaagatcATCTTGTTTGGAACATAAATCACAGTCAGTACCACCAGAGATCAATGTTGGCCAGTGGTCTTCAGCTGTGTGTTACTTCTTACTAAAGCAGTCAggctggtcatggtgtctacaGGCGATGCTTAGTGAATCTGACTTGGGACTAGTGTCAGGAGCTAAGCTTGCTTCTGTCTACACATGTCTCCAGAAATCTGCAGACACTCTGCCTGATTACTGCAATATCAACAGTTCAAAGCAGAACACAAACTGCAAACTATCCTAACATCTGTTTCAGTTTTATGGTCAATCCGAATGATTGTAATTTAGATGTCCTGGTACCACACAGTGAGGTTATTTTCAATCTCCTGTATTTTGCATATTACAAGGGGCCTGCTTGTACTTAGACCTTGATCTACGCACAGCAAGAAAGTGCTTAACTACTCATAACAAGAAAGGAGCAAAGTCCCCGAAAAATCAACAGTATCTGAAGCTTACCTTAAACATCAGCCTGCCTTGCTGTCTTGTCTCTAGACTTTATGCCTGGCTTCCATTGTTCATTACTACCTTAAGGCCCCATAGAAAAACCTCCTAGAGGATTCCAGAGAAGAGAGCAGTGAGGGTACATGAGAAGCACCGTGCCTAGACAAAAAAAGTATAATTATGTCCTGTGATTGAGAGTGACTGTACGCTGCCCAGGAATTATTGTTAAGTAGAAACAGGATGCTTGGTGAGATCAGACCACCCAATAGTTCTGTTGATCTTTTGCAGGAGGGACACCCACTCAGCAACCTCAGGAATTTCTCCAGACAGCCCCCATGAAGGCCGGTGCTAGCCTTCTTTGGATCTGCTGCCCAATGCTGCCCACATCAGCCAGGCACCACTAAGTATCTTTTTCCCTCCAAGAAAACTTAAgtcagtttcatttttttttcctgaatcctGCAACAGAGATGTGGGCTCAAATGCAAGCCAGAGCAGTGTTATCTGATATGAAATGTAGAAGTCTACATACGTGGACACTGAGAACGTACAGGGATCCATGCCTGCACCTGATTAAACTTGAGAGTGGCAGAGATGATGATCTGAAGAATATAATGGTTTCATGTGTTGCTGAGCAAGTGACTTAATCAGAGATGAGCTAGTACTCAAAGCCAAGTGTGCCTACATTCAAATGGCAGCTGCCTAGCACTCCTTGGCTTTTGCTTTCTGTACTTCACTCTATACACACCATATATGCACACCACATACATCACACCATATATACcacaccacatataccacaccATATATACCACATCACATAAACTACACCACATATACCATACCATATATACTACACCACATATACCACATCACACATACAACTCCACATATACCACTCCACATATACCATATCGCATATGCTACAATACATATACCATATCACATATACCACCCTGTACATTCCACACCATATAGAGCACATCACATATAGCATATCACATATACCACATCTCTTACATCAGACCCATATAGACCACACCACATACATCATACTGTATATACACCATACATGCTGCATCTCTTATAACACACTGCACCATATTTGCACCATACTACATGTCTTTTGTTTCTGAGTAGATTTCTGACAGCCTTCTGTGTACGCTGCTTCTTCCTAGCCTTCAGACCCTCCCCTCTGTTGCTGATTCTGCTTGGTGCACACCTGGATGCCCTCTCATGTAGGCCACCGACAGGACACTCTTCTCCTCTCTCACTGGCATATTCTCCCATCCTTGGGGTTGATGTATTCCTAGCAGGTTGTGACATGAtcaattataattttcttttgagatagggtctcactatatagtctgGTCTGGCATCAAATGCACTGTGCATCTCAGGCTGCTCTTCAAACtcataatcctcttgcctctacctcagaACTCTGGCTGAAGGTATGCATTACCATGCCTAACTGCCGATTGTCAACATATTTTATTAGACATGGCAACCTTTGACTGGAACATCTACCCTAAAGTCAGACAATaagataaatacaaaaacaaattagTGGGATGGATGACCTACCACAGTCAAGTTCTGAACTTACAAGCCTTGCTCCATCATGATTTGTTTCTTCAGTGAAGAACAGAAAAGACTTGAGATGCTTCCTTTAAAGCTTGAGGTTATCAcagtaaatttttaaataaaggctCCTGGTTGGGGTGGACAATCAGAAAACACAGTAAAACTGGCAGGGGTCCCTTTGCTTTCCAACACGTACATTCCACATCCTTAGCACGTGACACTACACATGTCACGTGAGCACCTGCCACTAGGATGATCATATCCGTGAAGATGCCGGCTGATGCTACTATAAACAAAACCATCTCCTTGaacaatgtgtacacacacatgattcTCTTTACTAATTTAGGACATAACACCTACATGCTTTCTTTCAGATTAATGACATAAATGAGCCAAATTTTTAGCACAATCCAAGACATCTACGCACACTCAGAAGTAAATTAAAcgtgcaacaaaacaaaaccgttaGAACTGAATGCTACCCCCTTTGCTCTCATCATGGTGACAATGGTAGGCACCTGCTCATTTTTTATTGACAGTTTGTCTGCGTTGGTGGGAGCCCGAACAGAATGAAGGCATTTGCACAGTTTATGCACAAGGAACTCCGgttggagggagatggagaagacaTTGAAGACATCTGTGCGGGGACAGACAGATACTGCATGTTCAAAACAGGCCCCGTGCTCTCCGTCAGTGTAAGTAGGGGACAGCTGCAGGTCAGCTAGCCTTTGTGGGCTGGACACTGAACTGGGACCATCTAAACACAGTTCCCTTCCCACTCTGCTGTGTCTTCTGACACAAGGAACCCAAGTGAAGAGGCTAATACAATTCGAGACAGGGCAGAGCACGCAGGGTCACTACTTCCTTTATACTCACTACTTAACTGTTAGGTAAGGGCAGAAGTCTTCAAGGCTCATCCCTCTTTCTATTCCTAACTGATCAACCCTTTCCCCTTCCCAGccatttcctttcctctgtcttttatttatctttaggAGCCTTGAGCTATTTATTCATAGAGGCCAAGTCTCAGGATTGATAGAATTCAACACAAACAAATTTACTGAAAAGCGGCAAGTGCATTTGCGCAGAGGTCTTGTGATGTGTTCTGCTCTCGTTCAGAACCTGACAGCTCTTCTGGACACTGTCTAAGATGTGATGCAAGCAGAGTGATTCTCTGAGCAGTTCCCATTCATGACAAGCACTTAGGAGGGTATCTGTACATGGCCACCCATTCTGCCCGACTCGGCTTTCCACACAGGGCTATATTCTTAAGCCAAAAGTCCAAGTCTGTGATGTGTTTGGATGTGGTAGTCCTCTTGAGAGGCATAAGAGACAATGAGTTATCCCTGCATAGGTATGGCAATTCTGAAGAGTTCAGTTGTAAAATGCTCTTGATGTTAGGGAATGTCGCAACTCACTGATCCCTCAGGTGACTCAGATTACCCCGGGATAGAATGTCCCGAGAGCAGGGAACATGGGGGAACCAAAGAAAACATGCATGATAATACCAGTGGGCCAGTGAAATGGATCGCATGAGGTCACGAGTGCCTGAAACCTGTTTTTGCTTCTAATAGCAGAATCCATTCGCTTATTAATTTGTTCAGTCAATAAAAAATTATAGACTACATAACTTAGAAGAAGCTAAATGTCCCCTGATATTGTCCTATTAACTTTTCAGTTAAAACCCTTTAAACAATAGTTATTTGTTCTATTTTGTACAATAAatggggagagaaaaaggaacaatcacacacacacacacacacacacacacacacacacaaatgaaacttCTCTAAATGATCAGAAACACTTCATCATAAGACAAAACCTGAGGTGATTCTGGTGTCCTGTCAAGGACCATGACCCAAATGGTCAAAGCTAGCCACTTAGAATACTAGACAGGCAGGCAGTTCCCAATACAGACCATGTTGCAAATCTCTAGTAGctgcagggagagagggaaagagggagggagggaaagagaatgagagagagatttttaagaGAAATAGGAGTCTATTTGTAATTGTATCATCATATTGAAAACTAAGTGCTGATCCTAAGTTAGCAAATGGCTGATTTTGAAGGACCCTAGTAGATGAAATAATAACTCATCTGCTAATTTACAGTTGAAGCGAATGacagtttatttattcattgcagAGCCAGCGCCAGGGCCCCAAACTTGTTAATCTTGAACACACAGATCGATACAGACTTGATTCCTAGATCCAGGAGGCTTTATGAAGCTTTCAGAAATGAGGGCTTACTGGATGGGAACAAAAAATGGTGACCCCAGAGGCCCACAGTTTAATATTCTTGGTGACCGGAAGGAGAgggagctctggttgggaacAACACGACCACAGCTCTAGTGGGTTTCCACGATCTCTGTGGCCGTGGATCGATACACAGACTCTGCTGCCATCAGGTTAGAAGTGAAGTAGCCACTGGTAAAAGTCAGCTCCAACTTCTGCAAGCTACTGCATGGACGGTCTTTCTGAAGATTTATGAGACCCAACAGAACCATCAGAACTGGCTAAACCCTCTAGTCCGTGTTCACTGACCCCTAGTCTGGTGACTAGGATTGTTTTGACATAAGTGCTGAATTAAACCAGGCTGTGGTCACGATCTGTGGCAATTTAAACTTATTCACAGGTTCAGCCTAAGTTTGAAACTCTTGGGTGGGAACGGAAGCCACATTTCTCCATCAGAGTCCTTCTGAACTCACACAGAACTAACACCAAATGATCAAGGCTACATTTGAACAGTAAAATTAGTTTACTACTCCACTCCTTAGGGTGAAGTGAGGGTGTGTGAAATGGATGCCCAAATTAAGCTTCCTCGGCTTCCTCTGTTTCCTGTCAGTTATGTATGGGGGCGGGATTCTTCTCACATACACTCGTTGAAAAGAACCCCACAGGCAGACGCAAGATGCTGCTGCCCCAGCACACCTGTACTCTCTGCCGTCCACCTCTGCTCTTGACAGTGAGCGGCTCAGTTTAACCGGCTCTAGGATGCCTCTCTCTAGTCCTCACAGATGGACACATCCATCAGCATGCCATGTAGGCATCACTTAGAGATGACTTACGTTTTCCCAAGCGTTGGCACAGTCTTAATGATTATGCAAATTTATACAAGGGCTGTTAactcataaagaagaaaaaatacacCCTGCTCACTTATGCGTGTGAGATATATAATGACTCTCCACTCTCTCAACAGCACGGGATGGGCATCCCCTCCATTTCCATTATGCTCCACGAACTCATCAAATTACTCCACCATGCACACTGCTGTGATGTTACCATCATCAGAATTGGAACGTCAGGGGGAATTGGTGAGATGGATTGATTTCTACCATTAAAACCGAGTGATTCTTCATACATCCCCGTGTTAATTCAAAGTATACCAACATGTTCAGAGCCCAACAGAAATCCAGATGGGCTACAAAGTACTGGGAGGCTGGCGCTTGGGCATTtaaagatatctctctctctctctctctctctctctctctctctctctctgtgtgtgtgtgtgtgtgtgtgtgtgtgtgtgtgtgtgtgtgtctgtctgtctgtctgtctgtctgtctgtatgattCCACGGTTGGTTCAAAAGAGAAGAATTGTTAGAAAGTATGATTTTATCGTATGTTCTATTTTTGACCAAAATTAATGTGGGGAGAGCAGGGCTTATATGGCTAACAGCTCGCAGTCAATTATAGGGGAAAGCCAAGGGAAGATCTCACTGCAGGAACTGAGTCAGAGGCCTTGGAGGAGCGCTGCTAGGCCGTCCTTATGGagacaattcttcagttgaggctccctcttcccaggtgacttcagTTTGAGCCAAGTTAACAAAAACTAATCACCACATAGCTAGGGTAGGTTTCCAGCCTGAGAGATTCTATGTGACAGGAATGGGGTATTCAGGTAAAGAAAATTATAAGGATTTACCTGTTTTATTTGTTCAGTATTGGACTTTATGGAAAAACATTGCCTTTGGTTGGTCTCAGTGGTTTCGGCTCTTTTCTTGGTCCCGTGCTTTACTCAACTACACAGCAAAAAGGACCATGTGGGCTTGTAGGATAGGTCCAGTGATTGCGTAAGTTCACCCAAAAGCTTTCCCCGCTGCCCTTCAACTGTTTCTTAAGGAGCAGGTCTTCTCAGGGTGCAGATGCATTTTAATGGAAAGGCTTGGTAGAGTGACAGGAAACATAGTTACACAGAAGGGGCTGagcttttaaaaagacaaatccCCCCAGAATTGCTTGAGTAAACATCTAGGAGCAAGAGGTGGTCTCACAAAATCCTCAGAGGACAAGAGAAATGGCACGCTCACAGAGATGGCTCTGACTAAGATGGAGCAAGTTAGAAAGGACCACAGCCTTTTTAGGGCTATAATCCAGAAACAAAGCCAGCCCAAAGCCCCTCACATGtgaacaaaaaaatattttttgtgtgtaggTGAGTGCTCTTTCAAATGGAAAGGGAGAATGGAAGCAGTCAGTGTTGGCCAGACATCCTTCTAGATTGTAGTTTCCCAAATGATCAGTCTCAGGGAACAAAGTGCCTGGGAAAGACATGGGAACTGTTATTAAGGCTGCCTGTAATTCTCGGTTTGTGGGATACACTGACCTGCCTTCTGAGCTCACAGCTACACACCCTGGCCACCTGACTGCTGCAGTTGCCATTTGATATGAGTGAGCCTCCAGCTAGTCACTCTGGTGGCCGTCCAAATCATGGTCATGGTCTTGTGCTTCATGATAACACGGTATAGACAACAACAAGATTGTACCGACATCATGGAGGCCTGCCTGTAAATGGAGGGAAAGCAAGCTATTGGATGGTGCAAATAGCTTCATTTCAGAGTTGCATCTAAGACAGTCTCATTTGCTCTGTTTGAAGCAACACTGTATTTGAAGATGGAAAATACAAATATTACTTATTCTTTTGCTGATATGAACATTccttaatggagaaaaaaaaactttgataaAGGAAATGTACACAATTAAAGAGAACTTTGGTTTTAGAGAGACTAGGCTCCAAATGCTTCAGTGTATCTACATGTTAAGCCAATatgaggaaaatacattttcaacTGCCTTCTCAATGTTTTAGGGCATTCAGGATAAAGTAGAGAGTCCTTGTTTGGCTTACTTACAGTGTGTCTGGCCAATCAGAACTGTATCTTCAGAAGCTACTTGGATGTTTAgttttagttgtcaacttgacacaacctagcatCTATCTTGGGTTAACCTGTGGGTGTATCTGGTTGGAGACTGTCTTAGTCTTAACTCAGTTTGTTGATGTGGGCAtgaccattccctaggcaggaggtCCCAAATTGTGTAAGAGTAAGGAAATGCAGCTGAGCACAAGCAAGCTAGCAAGTATGTGTGCACCCATTATTTTTCCCTCTGCTCATGACTGTGGATGAGACTGACTGCTTCTAGTTCCTACTTTAATTTTCTCATAATGGTGGACTGTAAGTTGGAATTGTAAACCTGGTCTCTCTGCTTTTGTTAGGTtgttatcacaacaacagaaattaaACTCTGACAGCCACCTTGGGTATCTAGTGGGAAGTGTAAAGAGTTCCCTAATTGACTTGACTTTGGCATATTGGAATATATACAAATCCATGAGGAGTCTGCAATCCATAGCTAGGGttgcgtgttttttttttttgtttgtttgttttgttttgttttttgttttgttttgcttttttcctgTAAAGTGCCAGATAATATAGGTTCTGGGCTTTGCAAACTATGCCACCCCATAGCTCAGATACAGCAAGGACAgtatgtaaatgaatgtgtggatCATGTTGCAACAAAGCTTTGTTTACTAAGACAGGTGGCATGTGGCCTGAGGACCAGAATTTGCAGACCTGTGTTCTGTGGTATCGTGATAGaagcatgtactcactgatttcTATTGACCACTCATGATGTGTTGGGTATGGCACCAGGCCAGGCGAGAGGACAGTGAGCTGACACTGTTCTTAGATTTATATAGCTTGTGTTTCATCAGAGAAATAGACAAATgacagttaaaaaagaaaaaaagagtaccATTTAGATATATCTTCGCAGTTAGGCTGTCAGTAGAAATTGGCATAAATCAAAAGATGGGTCCCCAAAGGCCTTGAGAAATTCTCTGGACCCCATCTTTGTTACTTTTCCCTTATTTATGCTCATTTCTTCGGTTGTCTCTCCATGGCTTAGACTTTTGGAAGGGAGTGGCTACAGCTGACACCAAAGGAACGTTGGCATTAGTGTAATAAGAGGGCTTTGGGAGGAGAAGGACACCCAGGCAGGGAGAGTAAGAGATGACAGGAAATAGCATCTTAGTGGGCCCCTGCCCTTTGAGCAAGACAGACTTTGCAGCAATGGAAGGGCAGCCAAGAGGCTTAATTTGCATGGAGTCcgggagaagagggaggacatgtgatgagactctgaaggaagagaggggagagctgCCAAAAAATTATAGTAATCGAGGAGTTTGTAGGAAGATTAAATATCAAGTAGTCACATCACTTTATGAAAGCTACTTGCTGGCAGGCTCATTTACTTTATTCCTGACCTAATTTATTCAAATTTGAGCCCGAAGGCTGGCACTAATTTGCATGTCCAAGAGTCCTGTTTGTCTTGAAACCTAAACCTCACCACATTGAAAATTCGAATCTTTGAAGCCGTCCAATGAGAATGCCTGTTCTAAAGGTTATTCGATTGCACTTAGGGAAAACCATTTTTGaagatggaagcaggaagaatCATTAACAAACAGCATTAATTAATGTTGACAGAATAGGTCGCATACGACAGGACCCGAAAGTCAACTCGAGGCAATCTCCTGGGATCACTTATTTGTTCCTCATTGCAGGGATTGCACCAGGCTCCGTTGTAATAACAGATACAGCTGTAGACTCCTTCTTCAAGCCTCGATTTGAGCAGGTCATCTTGGATAACGTGGTCACCCGAAGCACTGAGCTTGACAAAGAACTGGCTAATGATCTGTTCAACTGTAGCAGAGAAATCCCCAATGTTCCAACCCTCATCGGACACACGATGTGTACCTATGACTTTTATGAAGGTGAGAATTGTTTGCACACCAGGGAAGCAGTAGGAAAACACAGGCTGCTTGTTATACAAACCCACGATTTATATTAAAACTGCACGCTAGCAAATTAATAGTGTGGGTTTTCAAGGGGAAGCAAATAGCCTTTTTACTTACTAAAGCATAGCAACATAAGGGCTTAATAAGCAGCTGAGAAACATGCAGAGTGACTTTATATTGAGAATGGGTTTAATCCTGTATCAATTTGAATACTGAAATGCAATTAGTGATATTGACAGCATCTCCTCTCTGCCCGTGACTTTTACTTAAATTGCTGTCTTTAAGAATGAGGAATATGCTGGTTCTATGCCTTTGTCGTTCTCCTCAACCCCAGGCAAGAAAGAAGACTAAGGAATGGAGAGAAATGTTTAATTAGACAGATCCTCTGGGGATGTGGTGGTCTCAGAGTGGGGGCTTTTAGCCTACAGCCTAAACGGTCTCCACACCTAGTGTAGAGTTAAGTTGAAAGTCACTGTCAAATAATGGCTCTCGTGCGAAGGGATGAGGGGCAAGGCAAAAGAGAAACAGGGCAAAACAATCTCCTGAGAAGAATGAGGATTGTACTCATTGCAGAAGAAACTACACTGTCTTGAGCCTATAGTGTTTCACAGTAAATCTTGTGctgtacatatatttatataatcattAGAGTTGATGTAAGACTTTCATCACCAACTTCTACCTTTCTCTCAATCAATGTTGGCATGTTACTTTAGAAAGTTGTGCATGGAAAGAGGCTGTACTCTGCTTACATTTGTTCAGGTTAGTAAAGGTGTTGGAGGTGTTTCTACAACAGGCAGCAGGGGTAGAGGGACAGGGTGAGACTGTTCTAGGACATCAGCTCTGAGGCCCTTCATTTAGAGTGTCACCCACCCATGTGTTTCCACACACAGCTCATTAGCAGAAGCCCAGTAGAGTCAGTGTTTCCATTGGCCTGTGAGATACTGTTTCAAATATGAAAGATTTTTGCCAACATTTGtaatttctagagctttcaatCTGAAATTCTAGAATTTTGGCTGTCTGACATGAGAGAAAATAGtattaaaaagtacaaaatagtTGATGCATGACAGTCCTGGAAAGACACATCTGGGGCTACTTAAGCTGGGGCTGGGTGAGGTGAGAGAACTCCTATGTGCCTGCGCAGACCCTTATATTCAAATTATGTACAACCTCTGGGCCTACTGAGTTTGACTCAGCCTCAATAACACAGAGGTATTGGCAGGCAGCACtaaagaggagagaagaacagGAAAAAGCTGGCTGCCAGGACAGAAGCCAGAGGGAACaggaacaaaggaaaggaagtaCTTCCTTAGGGAAGGACTGTGAAAGTCATGGATAGCCACTAGCTATACGGGTGGGTATAAAGGGTCAGGCTACAGACACAGTGAAGGGGTGACATCAGATTGTTCTCCATCTCCTCTGTGCCTACTGGTCAACCCAGTGCGATTAAGCAAGGCAGAAGGAATAGGGACAATCTGGATGGGAAAACCTGAGTAAAGGAATAGCACAAAGCCTCGGGGGTATGCAAGGGACACAGAACACACCAGTTGTCTATGTCTGGTCTTAGGGAGAGTGGCAGTATTCAAACCATTTGCCTCAGGAGCATCACTGAGGTATGAAACCCTTCTCCCCTGGTATCTCCACATGGCCTATGCCCCTGTCACTGCATCAGCTGAGGGTCTCCTCAAAGGACAGCTTTCTCTGTGACCCCCTTCACCCCATTCCTGATGTCCCCACTGTCTTTCAAAACCGGGCACTTCGGTACATTCTGCCTTGTGTATGAGATGTGAACCAGGTGAGGTCATGTTCTATAGTCCTTTAGAGGAAAGAGTCCACAGCCAGGTCCCCAGAAGAGGGTCACTCAAGAGGTAGGGACATAAGCAGACAGCCTTCTGAGGATGCTTCTGCCATGGAGGTGAGGCGGTAGCCACTAAATCACTCCATTCTCTTTCAGGCCAAGGTCGCCTAGATGGGGCGTTATGCTCCTTTTCGAGAGAGAAAAAGCTAGACTACTTGAAGAGAGCATACAGAGCTGGTGTCAGGAACATTGAAATGGAATCGACTGTGTTCGCAGCCATGTGTGGCCTGTGTGGCCTGAGAGGTAAATTTCTTGTGAGTTCTAAGTTCCCCTCTTTCACCAAGGTACCTTATGTTCATTCttcaagagaaggaaaggagggggccccaacacattttattttgtgcTGAACGCATGCCTTAAAATTGTTTATACTATACATTATCTCATAGAGATTTGTGAGCGGGTAGGACACTGCTCCCATCAGGGATATGAGAAAATGAAGTTCAAGGACCCAAGATTCAAGGGCGTCTGCTGTTT contains:
- the Upp2 gene encoding uridine phosphorylase 2 isoform X4, whose amino-acid sequence is MLARRPRPPTLRAARAVGCCEPGWRDAGEARGTGSGQSMASILPASNRSMRPDKNTYERKRSVYVKNPYLEGMDEDILYHLDLGTKTHNLPAMFGDVKFVCVGGSPNRMKAFAQFMHKELRLEGDGEDIEDICAGTDRYCMFKTGPVLSVSHGMGIPSISIMLHELIKLLHHAHCCDVTIIRIGTSGGIGIAPGSVVITDTAVDSFFKPRFEQVILDNVVTRSTELDKELANDLFNCSREIPNVPTLIGHTMCTYDFYEGQGRLDGALCSFSREKKLDYLKRAYRAGVRNIEMESTVFAAMCGLCGLRAAVVCVTLLDRLESDQINLSHDVLVEYQQRPQLLISNFIKKQLGLCDQMS
- the Upp2 gene encoding uridine phosphorylase 2 isoform 2 (isoform 2 is encoded by transcript variant 2), whose protein sequence is MLARRPRPPTLRAARAVGCCEPGWRDAGEARGTGSGQSMASILPASNRSMRPDKNTYERKRSVYVKNPYLEGMDEDILYHLDLGTKTHNLPAMFGDVKFVCVGGSPNRMKAFAQFMHKELRLEGDGEDIEDICAGTDRYCMFKTGPVLSVSHGMGIPSISIMLHELIKLLHHAHCCDVTIIRIGTSGGIGIAPGSVVITDTAVDSFFKPRFEQVILDNVVTRSTELDKELANDLFNCSREIPNVPTLIGHTMCTYDFYEGQGRLDGALCSFSREKKLDYLKRAYRAGVRNIEMESTVFAAMCGLCGLRVVPMSANSVRLKTCKLL
- the Upp2 gene encoding uridine phosphorylase 2 isoform X3, which produces MVYSSKTVSHWSTLFCSSQTPAPSLLEPRLKKEIDWCGETHPDCGWPLLAAVQSMASILPASNRSMRPDKNTYERKRSVYVKNPYLEGMDEDILYHLDLGTKTHNLPAMFGDVKFVCVGGSPNRMKAFAQFMHKELRLEGDGEDIEDICAGTDRYCMFKTGPVLSVSHGMGIPSISIMLHELIKLLHHAHCCDVTIIRIGTSGGIGIAPGSVVITDTAVDSFFKPRFEQVILDNVVTRSTELDKELANDLFNCSREIPNVPTLIGHTMCTYDFYEGQGRLDGALCSFSREKKLDYLKRAYRAGVRNIEMESTVFAAMCGLCGLRAAVVCVTLLDRLESDQINLSHDVLVEYQQRPQLLISNFIKKQLGLCDQMS
- the Upp2 gene encoding uridine phosphorylase 2 isoform X1, coding for MKDHTQAWEWMTSQRNHQEEALEVLPCSQMAVAGWVWLAFRAPSIRVHTVQHRSASCPLLPNSSLLLCFHGSCRTMVYSSKTVSHWSTLFCSSQTPAPSLLEPRLKKEIDWCGETHPDCGWPLLAAVQSMASILPASNRSMRPDKNTYERKRSVYVKNPYLEGMDEDILYHLDLGTKTHNLPAMFGDVKFVCVGGSPNRMKAFAQFMHKELRLEGDGEDIEDICAGTDRYCMFKTGPVLSVSHGMGIPSISIMLHELIKLLHHAHCCDVTIIRIGTSGGIGIAPGSVVITDTAVDSFFKPRFEQVILDNVVTRSTELDKELANDLFNCSREIPNVPTLIGHTMCTYDFYEGQGRLDGALCSFSREKKLDYLKRAYRAGVRNIEMESTVFAAMCGLCGLRVVPMSANSVRLKTCKLL
- the Upp2 gene encoding uridine phosphorylase 2 isoform X2 codes for the protein MKDHTQAWEWMTSQRNHQEEALEVLPCSQMAVAGWVWLAFRAPSIRVHTVQHRSASCPLLPNSSLLLCFHGSCRTMVYSSKTVSHWSTLFCSSQTPAPSLLEPRLKKEIDWCGETHPDCGWPLLAAVQSMASILPASNRSMRPDKNTYERKRSVYVKNPYLEGMDEDILYHLDLGTKTHNLPAMFGDVKFVCVGGSPNRMKAFAQFMHKELRLEGDGEDIEDICAGTDRYCMFKTGPVLSVSHGMGIPSISIMLHELIKLLHHAHCCDVTIIRIGTSGGIGIAPGSVVITDTAVDSFFKPRFEQVILDNVVTRSTELDKELANDLFNCSREIPNVPTLIGHTMCTYDFYEGQGRLDGALCSFSREKKLDYLKRAYRAGVRNIEMESTVFAAMCGLCGLRVKSETLLWSV
- the Upp2 gene encoding uridine phosphorylase 2 isoform X5, with protein sequence MASILPASNRSMRPDKNTYERKRSVYVKNPYLEGMDEDILYHLDLGTKTHNLPAMFGDVKFVCVGGSPNRMKAFAQFMHKELRLEGDGEDIEDICAGTDRYCMFKTGPVLSVSHGMGIPSISIMLHELIKLLHHAHCCDVTIIRIGTSGGIGIAPGSVVITDTAVDSFFKPRFEQVILDNVVTRSTELDKELANDLFNCSREIPNVPTLIGHTMCTYDFYEGQGRLDGALCSFSREKKLDYLKRAYRAGVRNIEMESTVFAAMCGLCGLRAAVVCVTLLDRLESDQINLSHDVLVEYQQRPQLLISNFIKKQLGLCDQMS
- the Upp2 gene encoding uridine phosphorylase 2 isoform 1 (isoform 1 is encoded by transcript variant 1) — translated: MASILPASNRSMRPDKNTYESPGWTEIPQYRPGCPQIHRKRSVYVKNPYLEGMDEDILYHLDLGTKTHNLPAMFGDVKFVCVGGSPNRMKAFAQFMHKELRLEGDGEDIEDICAGTDRYCMFKTGPVLSVSHGMGIPSISIMLHELIKLLHHAHCCDVTIIRIGTSGGIGIAPGSVVITDTAVDSFFKPRFEQVILDNVVTRSTELDKELANDLFNCSREIPNVPTLIGHTMCTYDFYEGQGRLDGALCSFSREKKLDYLKRAYRAGVRNIEMESTVFAAMCGLCGLRAAVVCVTLLDRLESDQINLSHDVLVEYQQRPQLLISNFIKKQLGLCDQMS